One genomic window of Silurus meridionalis isolate SWU-2019-XX chromosome 22, ASM1480568v1, whole genome shotgun sequence includes the following:
- the soul5 gene encoding heme-binding protein 2 translates to MLFFSKMICIVGAVVLLFSITADARIGNSTEPTSYCTETEECLLFDLICNGTEYEVRHYEAAKWVTTEEKSMFKDVAIMKAFKKLFNYITGENEAGVKIPMTAPVLIKVKEEMPFLEPAVYGLSFLLPSAYQDNAPKPTDSTVHLEEMTDMKVYVISYGGWMVGPVSTIYADLLKKALDNVKATYNTDYHYDAGYNSPMKLLNRHNEVWYVVSGAPVCPHVEHPSPSSPAHLSLQKPED, encoded by the exons ATGCtcttcttctccaaaat GATTTGCATAGTAGGAGCGGTCGTGTTGCTGTTTTCCATTACAGCAGACGCCAGAATTGG CAACTCAACTGAGCCCACGTCCTACTGCACAGAGACCGAGGAGTGTCTGCTGTTTGATTTGATCTGCAATGGAACAGAATATGAA GTGCGTCATTATGAGGCTGCCAAATGGGTCACCACAGAGGAGAAGTCAATGTTTAAGGACGTGGCCATAATGAAAGCGTTCAAAAAACTTTTCAATTACATTACAGGTGAAAATGAAGCAG GGGTTAAAATTCCCATGACAGCTCCAGTTCTTATTAAAGTGAAAGAGGAAATGCCTTTTTTGGAACCAGCAGTCTATGGTCTGagcttcttgttgccttctgcctacCAGGACAATGCTCCCAAGCCAACCGACAGCACT GTGCACCTCGAGGAAATGACGGATATGAAAGTGTACGTTATAAGCTATGGAGGCTGGATGGTAGGACCAGTATCTACTATTTATGCTGACCTGCTTAAAAAAGCACTGGACAACGTTAAAGCCACTTATAACACGGACTACCACTATGACGCTGGTTATAACAG TCCAATGAAGCTGCTGAACAGACATAATGAGGTGTGGTATGTGGTCAGTGGAGCACCAGTGTGTCCACATGTTGAACACCCATCTCCCTCATCTCCAGcacatctgag CTTACAAAAGCCAGAAGACTGA
- the shfl gene encoding shiftless antiviral inhibitor of ribosomal frameshifting protein homolog: MSRLQEEVELEKCVRRLREMFHGKLPIDKSVLLMRRYRNNYQLVAKVIVLMKDQDLDEEDKWSLENDQVVKNVVEKLQNEEKEKETRNDRPSGASNDARSSKQPKANKVPRDDKDIQELGKKLRVLPLTEKNKRMFDRAQQNQMPSVEHQFACEMCDKSWWRKVPERKRVSRCRLCRQKYEPVPADKMWGIAEFMCPYCTRSFKGFGRMDLGSPCYICRSIVMPTRILPPRKNLINRGLRRRHQHSCLAEDCYNRQEPHVPDTECVHPVSRMRNGKPQVLNPSHLHISSGSTVNTCLSQGSLLEDLYDIILDDIHEESENDNNDSDSSTSS; encoded by the exons ATGAGTCGACTTCAGGAGGAAGTGGAG TTGGAAAAATGTGTCCGGCGACTGAGAGAGATGTTTCACGGGAAGCTTCCGATCGACAAATCGGTGTTGCTCATGCGCCGATACAGGAACAACTACCAGCTGGTAGCGAAGGTGATCGTCCTGATGAAAGACCAAg ACCTGGACGAAGAAGACAAATGGTCTCTGGAAAACGATCAGGTCGTAAAG AATGTGGTCGAGAAACTGCAgaatgaggaaaaagaaaag GAGACAAGAAACGACAGACCATCAGGAGCCAGTAATGATGCTAGGAGCTCTAAGCAA cCCAAAGCAAACAAAGTGCCCCGGGATGACAAAGACATACAG gaACTTGGGAAAAAACTCCGGGTCCTGCCTCTGACCGAGAAGAATAAGCGCATGTTTGATCGGGCTCAGCAGAACCAAATGCCCTCAGTCGAGCACCAGTTTGCTTGTGAGATGTGTGACAAGAGCTGGTGGAGGAAAGTcccagagagaaagagg GTGTCTCGTTGTCGGCTGTGCAGACAGAAATACGAACCTGTGCCGGCAGACAAAATGTGGGGCATTGCAGAGTTCATGTGCCCTTACTGTACTCGATCTTTCAA AGGGTTTGGTCGAATGGACCTGGGCTCTCCGTGTTATATCTGTCGCTCCATTGTTATGCCAACGCGCATCCTGCCTCCACGCAAGAACCTGATAAACCGAGGGTTAAGGAGAAGGCACCAGCACAGCTGCCTGGCAGAGGACTGCTATAACAGACAGG AGCCTCACGTTCCTGATACAGAGTGTGTGCACCCGGTCAGCAGGATGAGGAACGGTAAGCCGCAGGTGTTGAACCCAAGCCACCTCCACATCAGCAGTGGCTCCACAGTGAACACGTGCCTGAGTCAGGGCAGTCTGTTAGAGGATTTGTACGACATCATCCTGGATGACATTCATGAGGAGAGCGAGAACGACAATAACGACTCGGACAGCAGCACCAGCAGCTGA
- the zmp:0000001048 gene encoding retinol dehydrogenase 8 isoform X2, whose protein sequence is MGMRQVLVTGCSSGIGLAVAVRLAKDELKRFKVVATMRDVEKRAALEAAAGETLGRSLEIHKLDVCCEDSIRECENSLPDRHLDILGEYNLFIFSAQRNNSFRCHAVCYHTPSSHRHITVSVYILCSSNLMMLFVYSVSNAGMGMIGPLECQSLTSIQNLFNTNFFGLVRLVKEVLPDMKRRRSGHIVVMSSVMGVQELLFNDVYAASKFAVEGLCKSLAVQAMNFNIKMSLVEPGPVLTEFERKVYEEAKNMDLSETDDETARIFRELYLPYSEKVFSSLGQSPEEVAEQTLQLIVSKDPPFRHQTNHLYTPMTSMKHADPTGHLPLDAFYKIIFQHDRVFNVSLGIMRFLQRRMRKPKV, encoded by the exons ATGGGAATGAGACAAGTTTTGGTGACAGGATGTTCCTCTGGGATTGGACTGGCTGTGGCTGTGCGTCTCGCCAAGGATGAACTGAAAAGGTTTAAAG TTGTGGCCACTATGCGGGATGTGGAGAAGCGAGCAGCACTGGAGGCAGCAGCCGGAGAGACGCTGGGCAGGTCACTGGAGATCCATAAACTCGATGTCTGCTGTGAGGACTCCATCCGAGAGTGTGAGAACAGTCTGCCTGACAGACACCTCGATATTCTGGgtgaatataatttatttattttttctgctcAAAGGAATAATTCCTTCAGGTGCCATGCTGTTTGCTATCACACACCTTCATCTCACAGACACATCACTGTGTCTGTGTACATCTTGTGCTCATCAAACTTGATGATGCTTTTTGTATATTCAGTGAGTAATGCTGGCATGGGCATGATCGGGCCGTTGGAGTGCCAGAGCCTAACGAGCATCCAGAACCTCTTTAACACTAATTTTTTCGGCTTGGTGCGACTGGTCAAGGAGGTGCTGCCTGACATGAAGAGACGACGGAGTGGACACATTGTGGTGATGAGCAGCGTCATGGGTGTTCAGG AGCTGCTCTTTAATGACGTCTACGCTGCTTCGAAATTCGCCGTTGAAGGCTTGTGTAAAAGTCTTGCTGTGCAGGCTATGAACTTTAACATTAA GATGAGTCTGGTAGAGCCAGGGCCGGTGCTGACAGAGTTTGAGCGGAAGGTCTACGAGGAGGCAAAGAACATGGACCTGTCTGAGACAGACGATGAGACAGCCAGAATTTTCCGTGAACTTTACCTTCCCTACTCAGAAAAGGTGTTTTCTTCACTTGGTCAGAGTCCTGAGGAGGTAGCGGAG CAAACGCTCCAGCTGATTGTATCAAAAGATCCTCCTTTTCGTCACCAGACCAATCATCTGTACACGCCCATGACCTCCATGAAGCACGCAGACCCTACAGGGCACCTGCCCCTAGACGCGTTTTACAAGATAATCTTCCAGCACGACCGCGTGTTTAACGTCAGCCTCGGCATCATGCGCTTCCTACAGAGGAGGATGAGAAAACCTAAAGTGTAA
- the zmp:0000001048 gene encoding retinol dehydrogenase 8 isoform X1 → MGMRQVLVTGCSSGIGLAVAVRLAKDELKRFKVVATMRDVEKRAALEAAAGETLGRSLEIHKLDVCCEDSIRECENSLPDRHLDILGEYNLFIFSAQRNNSFRCHAVCYHTPSSHRHITVSVYILCSSNLMMLFVYSVSNAGMGMIGPLECQSLTSIQNLFNTNFFGLVRLVKEVLPDMKRRRSGHIVVMSSVMGVQEFRPVELCLLAELLFNDVYAASKFAVEGLCKSLAVQAMNFNIKMSLVEPGPVLTEFERKVYEEAKNMDLSETDDETARIFRELYLPYSEKVFSSLGQSPEEVAEQTLQLIVSKDPPFRHQTNHLYTPMTSMKHADPTGHLPLDAFYKIIFQHDRVFNVSLGIMRFLQRRMRKPKV, encoded by the exons ATGGGAATGAGACAAGTTTTGGTGACAGGATGTTCCTCTGGGATTGGACTGGCTGTGGCTGTGCGTCTCGCCAAGGATGAACTGAAAAGGTTTAAAG TTGTGGCCACTATGCGGGATGTGGAGAAGCGAGCAGCACTGGAGGCAGCAGCCGGAGAGACGCTGGGCAGGTCACTGGAGATCCATAAACTCGATGTCTGCTGTGAGGACTCCATCCGAGAGTGTGAGAACAGTCTGCCTGACAGACACCTCGATATTCTGGgtgaatataatttatttattttttctgctcAAAGGAATAATTCCTTCAGGTGCCATGCTGTTTGCTATCACACACCTTCATCTCACAGACACATCACTGTGTCTGTGTACATCTTGTGCTCATCAAACTTGATGATGCTTTTTGTATATTCAGTGAGTAATGCTGGCATGGGCATGATCGGGCCGTTGGAGTGCCAGAGCCTAACGAGCATCCAGAACCTCTTTAACACTAATTTTTTCGGCTTGGTGCGACTGGTCAAGGAGGTGCTGCCTGACATGAAGAGACGACGGAGTGGACACATTGTGGTGATGAGCAGCGTCATGGGTGTTCAGG AATTCAGGCCAGTTGAGTTGTGTTTGCTTGCAGAGCTGCTCTTTAATGACGTCTACGCTGCTTCGAAATTCGCCGTTGAAGGCTTGTGTAAAAGTCTTGCTGTGCAGGCTATGAACTTTAACATTAA GATGAGTCTGGTAGAGCCAGGGCCGGTGCTGACAGAGTTTGAGCGGAAGGTCTACGAGGAGGCAAAGAACATGGACCTGTCTGAGACAGACGATGAGACAGCCAGAATTTTCCGTGAACTTTACCTTCCCTACTCAGAAAAGGTGTTTTCTTCACTTGGTCAGAGTCCTGAGGAGGTAGCGGAG CAAACGCTCCAGCTGATTGTATCAAAAGATCCTCCTTTTCGTCACCAGACCAATCATCTGTACACGCCCATGACCTCCATGAAGCACGCAGACCCTACAGGGCACCTGCCCCTAGACGCGTTTTACAAGATAATCTTCCAGCACGACCGCGTGTTTAACGTCAGCCTCGGCATCATGCGCTTCCTACAGAGGAGGATGAGAAAACCTAAAGTGTAA
- the zmp:0000001048 gene encoding retinol dehydrogenase 8 isoform X3, whose amino-acid sequence MGMRQVLVTGCSSGIGLAVAVRLAKDELKRFKVVATMRDVEKRAALEAAAGETLGRSLEIHKLDVCCEDSIRECENSLPDRHLDILVSNAGMGMIGPLECQSLTSIQNLFNTNFFGLVRLVKEVLPDMKRRRSGHIVVMSSVMGVQEFRPVELCLLAELLFNDVYAASKFAVEGLCKSLAVQAMNFNIKMSLVEPGPVLTEFERKVYEEAKNMDLSETDDETARIFRELYLPYSEKVFSSLGQSPEEVAEQTLQLIVSKDPPFRHQTNHLYTPMTSMKHADPTGHLPLDAFYKIIFQHDRVFNVSLGIMRFLQRRMRKPKV is encoded by the exons ATGGGAATGAGACAAGTTTTGGTGACAGGATGTTCCTCTGGGATTGGACTGGCTGTGGCTGTGCGTCTCGCCAAGGATGAACTGAAAAGGTTTAAAG TTGTGGCCACTATGCGGGATGTGGAGAAGCGAGCAGCACTGGAGGCAGCAGCCGGAGAGACGCTGGGCAGGTCACTGGAGATCCATAAACTCGATGTCTGCTGTGAGGACTCCATCCGAGAGTGTGAGAACAGTCTGCCTGACAGACACCTCGATATTCTGG TGAGTAATGCTGGCATGGGCATGATCGGGCCGTTGGAGTGCCAGAGCCTAACGAGCATCCAGAACCTCTTTAACACTAATTTTTTCGGCTTGGTGCGACTGGTCAAGGAGGTGCTGCCTGACATGAAGAGACGACGGAGTGGACACATTGTGGTGATGAGCAGCGTCATGGGTGTTCAGG AATTCAGGCCAGTTGAGTTGTGTTTGCTTGCAGAGCTGCTCTTTAATGACGTCTACGCTGCTTCGAAATTCGCCGTTGAAGGCTTGTGTAAAAGTCTTGCTGTGCAGGCTATGAACTTTAACATTAA GATGAGTCTGGTAGAGCCAGGGCCGGTGCTGACAGAGTTTGAGCGGAAGGTCTACGAGGAGGCAAAGAACATGGACCTGTCTGAGACAGACGATGAGACAGCCAGAATTTTCCGTGAACTTTACCTTCCCTACTCAGAAAAGGTGTTTTCTTCACTTGGTCAGAGTCCTGAGGAGGTAGCGGAG CAAACGCTCCAGCTGATTGTATCAAAAGATCCTCCTTTTCGTCACCAGACCAATCATCTGTACACGCCCATGACCTCCATGAAGCACGCAGACCCTACAGGGCACCTGCCCCTAGACGCGTTTTACAAGATAATCTTCCAGCACGACCGCGTGTTTAACGTCAGCCTCGGCATCATGCGCTTCCTACAGAGGAGGATGAGAAAACCTAAAGTGTAA
- the zmp:0000001048 gene encoding retinol dehydrogenase 8 isoform X4 has protein sequence MGMRQVLVTGCSSGIGLAVAVRLAKDELKRFKVVATMRDVEKRAALEAAAGETLGRSLEIHKLDVCCEDSIRECENSLPDRHLDILVSNAGMGMIGPLECQSLTSIQNLFNTNFFGLVRLVKEVLPDMKRRRSGHIVVMSSVMGVQELLFNDVYAASKFAVEGLCKSLAVQAMNFNIKMSLVEPGPVLTEFERKVYEEAKNMDLSETDDETARIFRELYLPYSEKVFSSLGQSPEEVAEQTLQLIVSKDPPFRHQTNHLYTPMTSMKHADPTGHLPLDAFYKIIFQHDRVFNVSLGIMRFLQRRMRKPKV, from the exons ATGGGAATGAGACAAGTTTTGGTGACAGGATGTTCCTCTGGGATTGGACTGGCTGTGGCTGTGCGTCTCGCCAAGGATGAACTGAAAAGGTTTAAAG TTGTGGCCACTATGCGGGATGTGGAGAAGCGAGCAGCACTGGAGGCAGCAGCCGGAGAGACGCTGGGCAGGTCACTGGAGATCCATAAACTCGATGTCTGCTGTGAGGACTCCATCCGAGAGTGTGAGAACAGTCTGCCTGACAGACACCTCGATATTCTGG TGAGTAATGCTGGCATGGGCATGATCGGGCCGTTGGAGTGCCAGAGCCTAACGAGCATCCAGAACCTCTTTAACACTAATTTTTTCGGCTTGGTGCGACTGGTCAAGGAGGTGCTGCCTGACATGAAGAGACGACGGAGTGGACACATTGTGGTGATGAGCAGCGTCATGGGTGTTCAGG AGCTGCTCTTTAATGACGTCTACGCTGCTTCGAAATTCGCCGTTGAAGGCTTGTGTAAAAGTCTTGCTGTGCAGGCTATGAACTTTAACATTAA GATGAGTCTGGTAGAGCCAGGGCCGGTGCTGACAGAGTTTGAGCGGAAGGTCTACGAGGAGGCAAAGAACATGGACCTGTCTGAGACAGACGATGAGACAGCCAGAATTTTCCGTGAACTTTACCTTCCCTACTCAGAAAAGGTGTTTTCTTCACTTGGTCAGAGTCCTGAGGAGGTAGCGGAG CAAACGCTCCAGCTGATTGTATCAAAAGATCCTCCTTTTCGTCACCAGACCAATCATCTGTACACGCCCATGACCTCCATGAAGCACGCAGACCCTACAGGGCACCTGCCCCTAGACGCGTTTTACAAGATAATCTTCCAGCACGACCGCGTGTTTAACGTCAGCCTCGGCATCATGCGCTTCCTACAGAGGAGGATGAGAAAACCTAAAGTGTAA
- the zmp:0000001048 gene encoding retinol dehydrogenase 8 isoform X5 has product MGMRQVLVTGCSSGIGLAVAVRLAKDELKRFKVVATMRDVEKRAALEAAAGETLGRSLEIHKLDVCCEDSIRECENSLPDRHLDILELLFNDVYAASKFAVEGLCKSLAVQAMNFNIKMSLVEPGPVLTEFERKVYEEAKNMDLSETDDETARIFRELYLPYSEKVFSSLGQSPEEVAEQTLQLIVSKDPPFRHQTNHLYTPMTSMKHADPTGHLPLDAFYKIIFQHDRVFNVSLGIMRFLQRRMRKPKV; this is encoded by the exons ATGGGAATGAGACAAGTTTTGGTGACAGGATGTTCCTCTGGGATTGGACTGGCTGTGGCTGTGCGTCTCGCCAAGGATGAACTGAAAAGGTTTAAAG TTGTGGCCACTATGCGGGATGTGGAGAAGCGAGCAGCACTGGAGGCAGCAGCCGGAGAGACGCTGGGCAGGTCACTGGAGATCCATAAACTCGATGTCTGCTGTGAGGACTCCATCCGAGAGTGTGAGAACAGTCTGCCTGACAGACACCTCGATATTCTGG AGCTGCTCTTTAATGACGTCTACGCTGCTTCGAAATTCGCCGTTGAAGGCTTGTGTAAAAGTCTTGCTGTGCAGGCTATGAACTTTAACATTAA GATGAGTCTGGTAGAGCCAGGGCCGGTGCTGACAGAGTTTGAGCGGAAGGTCTACGAGGAGGCAAAGAACATGGACCTGTCTGAGACAGACGATGAGACAGCCAGAATTTTCCGTGAACTTTACCTTCCCTACTCAGAAAAGGTGTTTTCTTCACTTGGTCAGAGTCCTGAGGAGGTAGCGGAG CAAACGCTCCAGCTGATTGTATCAAAAGATCCTCCTTTTCGTCACCAGACCAATCATCTGTACACGCCCATGACCTCCATGAAGCACGCAGACCCTACAGGGCACCTGCCCCTAGACGCGTTTTACAAGATAATCTTCCAGCACGACCGCGTGTTTAACGTCAGCCTCGGCATCATGCGCTTCCTACAGAGGAGGATGAGAAAACCTAAAGTGTAA